From the genome of Hymenobacter cellulosilyticus, one region includes:
- a CDS encoding ABC transporter permease, producing the protein MIRHLLTLIWNRRRANALLVTEIFLAFIAVFAVTSLILYMRQNYQTPLGFQYQDVWQISLKQGNQTGQQFATLQQVVQRLKSTPGVSSVARSGENTPFSFNNGTIKLDAGEGTNKRRSETTDIYFAGPSCKTCSICR; encoded by the coding sequence ATGATACGCCACCTCCTTACCCTTATTTGGAACCGTCGCCGGGCCAATGCCCTGCTGGTTACCGAGATATTCCTGGCCTTTATTGCGGTGTTTGCCGTGACTAGCCTGATACTGTACATGCGGCAGAACTACCAGACGCCTCTGGGCTTTCAGTACCAGGATGTGTGGCAGATCAGCCTGAAGCAAGGAAACCAAACCGGCCAGCAGTTTGCTACCCTGCAGCAAGTGGTGCAGCGCCTCAAGTCCACGCCTGGGGTAAGCAGCGTGGCCCGTAGCGGCGAGAATACGCCTTTCTCGTTCAACAATGGCACCATCAAACTGGACGCCGGCGAGGGCACTAACAAGCGCCGCTCAGAAACCACCGACATCTACTTTGCTGGCCCGAGCTGCAAAACGTGCTCGATCTGCAGATAG
- a CDS encoding prenyltransferase/squalene oxidase repeat-containing protein, whose product MCVSGFFYFKYLLCLDAMHDKDDISGPASAERESHLLLQSHIYHEESMKILSRHFGKKDAFWVLWNQRNYEFLASILLDKEYNVQMSFDTYTRLAINKCAFSKVGADAYYAKNSSQTELHRALTQSLDYFAIARCIQDDLEDFKKDLQYEKNNLGHIFLQAWLKSNGKKLKDYTPEVLEKYLFTSETAERMMTLSKSYYQKAIDEIEPYRNELTDYIKIIDLVRNKINFYKVNVQAYRVNKLLEKIISTTFGNQTSIEEAIARSKKYIERLQSDDGSWFEVTNMQGLSNVWSTGFVASYLEKDNPNLAKASEFLLGNQQDHLWGYNTDWVFDFDSTTCVLFALNNAEHAIEPYLGLWFEGQTSTGGFRTYSDTAFNLVSQLGLKKTQLNGWTSSHICVSALAYYFLSHLENQSSFREQRAALKAYILANKSEKGIWQPYWWTSYLYPTCFVVQGMLRDEEDFTAEINRALDYIVGKQNKDGSFSCEILKQKSVFYTALVLDTITAAPALLARYHGNALRMKDWLLANQYEDGGFAGSNFLVIPNPTTLNWYQSKKRLKINKAGGGNSITGEVANLFSTAVSLRALQRYHQLATAIHGNQ is encoded by the coding sequence GTGTGCGTTTCGGGATTCTTCTACTTCAAGTACCTGCTGTGCCTGGATGCCATGCACGACAAGGACGACATATCGGGACCCGCCAGTGCCGAGCGGGAAAGCCACCTGCTGCTGCAGTCCCACATCTACCACGAGGAGTCGATGAAGATTCTCTCCCGGCATTTTGGGAAGAAGGATGCCTTCTGGGTGCTGTGGAACCAGCGCAACTACGAGTTTCTGGCCAGTATTCTACTCGACAAAGAATACAATGTGCAGATGAGCTTCGATACCTACACCCGGTTGGCCATCAATAAGTGCGCCTTCTCGAAAGTAGGCGCCGATGCCTATTACGCCAAAAACAGCAGTCAGACTGAGCTGCACCGGGCGCTAACCCAGTCGCTGGATTACTTTGCCATTGCCCGCTGCATTCAGGACGACCTGGAGGATTTTAAAAAAGACCTTCAGTACGAGAAAAATAACCTGGGCCATATTTTCCTGCAAGCTTGGCTGAAGTCGAATGGCAAAAAGCTGAAGGACTATACGCCCGAGGTACTGGAAAAGTACCTGTTTACCTCCGAAACCGCCGAACGGATGATGACTCTCTCGAAGAGTTATTATCAGAAGGCCATCGACGAAATTGAGCCGTACCGCAACGAGCTGACGGACTATATCAAAATCATTGACCTAGTTAGAAATAAGATAAATTTCTACAAGGTCAATGTGCAAGCCTACCGGGTGAATAAGCTGCTGGAAAAAATTATCAGCACCACATTCGGTAATCAAACGAGCATTGAAGAAGCCATTGCGCGCTCCAAGAAATATATTGAACGCCTGCAGAGTGACGACGGGTCGTGGTTTGAAGTAACGAACATGCAGGGCCTGAGCAACGTCTGGTCGACGGGCTTCGTGGCTTCTTACCTGGAAAAAGACAATCCGAACCTGGCCAAGGCCAGCGAGTTTCTGCTCGGCAACCAGCAAGACCACCTCTGGGGCTACAACACCGACTGGGTTTTCGATTTCGACTCGACGACCTGCGTGCTGTTTGCCCTGAACAACGCGGAGCACGCCATTGAGCCGTATCTGGGCCTGTGGTTTGAGGGCCAGACCAGCACCGGCGGCTTCCGCACGTATTCCGACACGGCCTTTAACCTGGTCAGCCAGCTGGGCCTAAAGAAAACCCAGCTCAATGGCTGGACCAGCTCCCACATCTGCGTTAGCGCCCTGGCTTATTACTTCCTTAGCCACCTGGAAAACCAGAGCAGCTTCCGGGAGCAGCGGGCCGCGCTAAAAGCCTATATCCTGGCCAACAAGTCGGAGAAAGGCATCTGGCAGCCGTACTGGTGGACTTCCTATTTGTACCCAACCTGCTTCGTGGTGCAGGGAATGCTGCGCGACGAGGAGGATTTCACGGCCGAAATAAACCGGGCCCTGGACTACATCGTCGGCAAGCAGAACAAGGACGGCAGCTTTTCCTGCGAGATTCTAAAGCAGAAGAGCGTGTTCTACACCGCCTTGGTGCTGGATACCATTACCGCCGCGCCGGCCCTGTTGGCCAGGTACCACGGCAACGCCCTCCGGATGAAAGACTGGCTGCTGGCCAATCAGTACGAGGACGGGGGCTTTGCGGGCTCCAACTTCCTGGTTATTCCTAATCCGACGACGCTGAACTGGTACCAGTCCAAAAAGCGCCTGAAAATCAATAAAGCGGGCGGCGGCAACTCTATTACCGGGGAAGTGGCCAACCTGTTTTCTACTGCGGTTTCGCTCCGGGCCCTGCAGCGTTATCATCAATTAGCTACCGCCATCCATGGAAATCAGTAA
- a CDS encoding TolC family protein, which yields MVKTAKLTRDQVQHTVAQEERSFAQSVLTEAGQQQQLAVQLRLAQHADSVAQQRYNIARSTYLLGRISLTDLSLASQAKDGARRSYIAALRAGWVAYYRLRALTLYDFEKQQPLAAQ from the coding sequence GTGGTGAAGACCGCCAAGCTCACCCGCGACCAGGTGCAGCATACCGTAGCCCAGGAAGAGCGCAGCTTTGCCCAAAGCGTGCTTACCGAAGCCGGGCAGCAGCAACAGCTGGCCGTGCAGCTCCGCCTGGCCCAGCACGCCGACTCCGTGGCCCAGCAGCGCTACAACATTGCCCGCTCCACCTACCTGCTCGGCCGCATCAGCCTGACCGATCTGAGCCTGGCTTCTCAGGCCAAAGACGGGGCTCGCCGCAGCTACATTGCCGCTCTGCGGGCCGGCTGGGTGGCCTATTACCGCCTGCGGGCTCTCACCCTATATGATTTTGAAAAGCAACAGCCCCTGGCTGCGCAATAG
- a CDS encoding cytochrome P450, with product MRTFIEHKKENPGDDLCSALIDACRREEEDESFILSMLILLFYAGHDNMMNFLGNAILALDKHQAEQATLREQPARVYECVDELLRYDSPVQFFLLFAKGPFPWVPKPLPPAAKS from the coding sequence TTGCGCACATTTATCGAGCATAAGAAGGAGAACCCCGGCGACGACCTGTGCAGCGCCCTGATTGACGCTTGCCGCCGGGAGGAAGAAGACGAGTCGTTTATCCTGTCGATGCTGATTCTGCTGTTCTACGCGGGCCACGATAACATGATGAACTTCCTGGGCAATGCCATTCTGGCCCTCGACAAGCACCAGGCCGAGCAGGCTACCTTGCGGGAGCAGCCGGCCCGGGTGTATGAGTGCGTAGACGAATTGCTGCGCTACGACAGTCCGGTGCAGTTCTTCCTGCTGTTTGCCAAAGGCCCATTCCCCTGGGTACCAAAACCATTGCCGCCGGCAGCCAAATCCTGA
- a CDS encoding cytochrome P450: MPIPTVDPYPAYHKVRNENPIYRVSPTQWVITGYQDALSLLQNPLCSHWGQDSETQAILFSGKSAVAKTLFAFAPDSGLPYRKNVMHALAGKNLKFDGKAMQEQADKLLDKLVGKEEIDFIKDYAHPLTFETISRIIGIPDEDIPALSETVAELDGMYLGLIYNPRQRESGACF, from the coding sequence ATGCCCATTCCTACGGTTGACCCGTATCCGGCCTACCATAAAGTACGAAATGAGAATCCAATTTATCGGGTTTCGCCGACGCAGTGGGTTATTACGGGTTATCAGGATGCTTTGTCGCTGCTGCAGAATCCCTTGTGCTCCCACTGGGGGCAGGATTCCGAAACGCAGGCCATTCTCTTCTCCGGCAAAAGTGCTGTTGCCAAAACGCTGTTTGCCTTTGCTCCCGACAGTGGACTGCCCTACCGCAAAAACGTGATGCACGCCTTGGCTGGCAAAAACCTGAAGTTTGATGGCAAAGCCATGCAGGAGCAGGCCGACAAACTGCTTGATAAGTTGGTGGGTAAGGAAGAAATTGACTTTATCAAGGATTACGCCCACCCGCTGACCTTCGAAACCATTAGCCGCATCATCGGTATTCCCGACGAGGACATTCCGGCCCTGAGTGAAACGGTGGCTGAGCTGGACGGTATGTACCTGGGCCTGATTTATAACCCACGACAGCGGGAGTCGGGGGCTTGTTTCTGA
- a CDS encoding radical SAM/SPASM domain-containing protein — MYKLSYYTIITNPIDGKNTRLAYSTRTGHIVSLSSLCHDFLQNGLVGSIPVYIQEKLIKTGILVPAEEDELASIINENIDFGETEQGQLNEVIQPSAMCQLGCYYCGQQHVKSSISDDLVNKLVERIYDKFVKGNYKKIYIGWFGAEPLMGLPQMRAIYRRLTARIADPTVHIGGKIVSNGLSLKENIFAELVQELNVDTFEITLDGVEEYHDSHRFTKAGGPSFNIIYQNVKRIVSSPDYNPAKTRMTIRCNVDINNVEGVEPLIRLIAADNLHRRIYNLYFIGIYSWGGNDAQTKSLTKEQFARMKLQWEILQVKLGYPFHTTMHKRKKTTCMATGGKGELYDAFGNIFNCTEVSYSDFYENKDYKLGTLQQDTLKTFDVKPHNDWYSIVRDTDKYPCHSCRLLPICGGSCPKSWVEGNSACPPYKFNIQKEMEFKYLLATTPLAEMDAVLTAFENAFAEEDFVRYR, encoded by the coding sequence ATGTATAAGCTTTCCTATTATACCATAATCACGAATCCAATCGATGGTAAGAACACCAGATTGGCTTATTCCACTCGTACGGGCCATATAGTCTCGCTCAGCAGCCTCTGCCACGACTTTCTGCAAAACGGCCTGGTGGGCAGTATTCCGGTCTATATCCAGGAAAAGCTGATTAAAACCGGCATTCTGGTGCCAGCCGAAGAAGACGAGCTAGCTAGCATTATCAACGAGAACATTGATTTCGGCGAAACCGAGCAGGGCCAGCTCAACGAAGTAATTCAGCCGAGCGCCATGTGCCAGTTGGGCTGCTACTACTGCGGGCAGCAGCACGTGAAGAGCAGCATCTCCGACGATCTGGTGAATAAGCTGGTAGAACGCATTTACGACAAGTTCGTGAAGGGCAACTACAAGAAAATTTACATCGGCTGGTTTGGCGCCGAGCCCTTGATGGGGCTGCCCCAGATGCGGGCCATCTACCGCCGCCTGACGGCCCGCATTGCGGATCCAACGGTGCATATTGGGGGGAAGATTGTTTCTAACGGCTTGAGCCTGAAAGAAAACATCTTTGCTGAGCTGGTGCAGGAACTCAACGTGGATACCTTCGAAATAACCCTTGACGGAGTAGAGGAGTACCACGACAGTCACCGCTTTACCAAGGCAGGCGGGCCTTCGTTTAATATTATTTATCAGAATGTTAAGCGCATCGTTTCCAGCCCCGATTACAACCCCGCCAAAACCCGAATGACTATCCGCTGCAATGTGGATATCAACAACGTAGAAGGGGTAGAGCCGCTGATTCGACTTATTGCCGCCGACAACCTGCACCGCCGCATTTACAACCTGTACTTCATCGGGATTTACTCCTGGGGCGGCAATGATGCTCAGACCAAGTCCTTGACCAAGGAACAGTTTGCCCGTATGAAGCTGCAATGGGAGATTTTGCAGGTGAAGCTAGGCTACCCCTTCCACACCACCATGCACAAGCGGAAGAAAACCACCTGCATGGCCACGGGCGGCAAAGGGGAGCTGTACGACGCCTTCGGTAACATCTTCAACTGCACGGAAGTGTCCTATTCCGACTTCTACGAAAACAAGGACTACAAGCTCGGTACCCTGCAGCAGGACACGCTCAAGACATTCGACGTGAAGCCTCACAACGACTGGTATAGCATCGTGCGCGACACCGACAAATACCCCTGCCATAGCTGCCGGTTGCTGCCCATCTGCGGAGGAAGCTGCCCTAAGTCGTGGGTAGAGGGTAATTCGGCCTGCCCACCGTATAAGTTTAATATTCAGAAGGAAATGGAGTTTAAGTACCTGTTGGCTACGACTCCCCTGGCCGAAATGGACGCTGTGCTAACGGCCTTCGAAAACGCCTTCGCCGAAGAAGATTTCGTGCGCTACCGCTAA
- a CDS encoding SDR family NAD(P)-dependent oxidoreductase has protein sequence MTNQTVLITGASSGIGFELARCFARDQYRLVLSARPGADLQEAAQKLQQEFAGVQTIVIPADLSTHEGPVQLFEETQRQGLQIDILVNDAGFGEAGLFVETDLQKEMGIVHVNVLALMTLTKLFLREMVTRNSGKILQLGSVVSFLPNPRQAVYAATKAFVLSFSEALQHELKEMKSEVTMTILCPPATETDFFRVANAEDTKVGQSKKATPEEVAEGGYKGLLNGEARVLPTFGAKLNFASSALFSDSLLATMMNTQMQPEKE, from the coding sequence ATGACCAACCAAACTGTCCTAATTACCGGGGCCTCCAGTGGCATCGGCTTCGAGCTGGCCCGCTGCTTTGCCCGCGACCAGTACCGCCTTGTTCTTTCCGCCCGCCCCGGGGCCGACCTGCAAGAGGCTGCCCAAAAGTTGCAGCAGGAGTTTGCCGGCGTGCAGACCATTGTTATTCCCGCCGACCTAAGCACCCACGAAGGCCCGGTGCAGCTGTTTGAGGAAACCCAGCGCCAGGGCTTGCAGATTGATATATTGGTCAACGACGCCGGCTTTGGGGAGGCAGGCTTGTTCGTAGAAACCGACCTGCAGAAGGAAATGGGCATCGTCCACGTCAACGTATTGGCCTTGATGACGCTGACCAAGCTCTTTTTGCGCGAAATGGTGACCCGCAATTCGGGTAAGATCCTGCAGCTGGGCTCGGTCGTGTCGTTCTTGCCCAACCCGCGCCAAGCCGTATATGCCGCCACCAAGGCGTTTGTTCTCTCCTTCTCGGAAGCCCTGCAGCACGAGCTCAAGGAGATGAAGTCGGAGGTGACAATGACGATTCTGTGCCCACCCGCCACGGAAACCGACTTCTTCCGGGTAGCCAATGCCGAGGATACCAAAGTAGGCCAGAGCAAGAAAGCTACGCCCGAGGAAGTGGCCGAAGGCGGCTATAAAGGCCTGCTCAACGGCGAGGCCCGGGTGCTGCCCACCTTCGGAGCCAAGCTCAACTTTGCCTCCAGCGCCCTGTTCTCCGACTCCCTGCTGGCCACGATGATGAACACGCAGATGCAGCCGGAAAAGGAATAA
- a CDS encoding glycoside hydrolase family 97 catalytic domain-containing protein, whose product MSNKAPEVLASKLVLNLNEPTKLTETSWIQPQKFVGVWWEMHVNKASWNYSDVSNIKLADTDWNKLTPNGHHGANTANVKRYIDFAAKYGLQSVLVEGWNVGWEDWANNWKEEVFDFVTPYPDFNVAELQQYAQSKGVKLMMHHETSSSVTNYERRQDAAYRFMKDHNYDAVKTGYVGRIIPRGEHHDGQWMVNHYVRTAQKTADNHLMVDMHESVRPTGLHRTYPNWLASEAARGNEFNAWSSGNPPEHETILPFTRLIGGPMDYTPGIFQIKLESWNPARNQGKQVHTTLTKQLALYVTLYSPLQMAADLPEAYEQHLDAFQFIRDVPVDWDDTRILLAEPGEYITTARKAKGKDEWYVGSITDEQARQQQVKLDFLTPGQRYEATIYADGKGASWDKSPMVYQIRKQKVDSKTTLKLQLAPAGARPSASSPLASKTWLPIIQHPTKKPDQCITGRAF is encoded by the coding sequence GTGAGCAACAAGGCCCCGGAAGTACTGGCCTCCAAACTGGTGCTCAACCTGAACGAACCCACCAAGCTCACCGAAACCAGCTGGATTCAGCCCCAGAAGTTTGTGGGCGTGTGGTGGGAAATGCACGTCAACAAAGCCAGCTGGAACTACTCCGACGTGAGCAACATCAAGCTGGCCGACACCGACTGGAACAAGCTCACGCCCAACGGCCACCACGGCGCCAACACGGCCAACGTGAAACGCTACATTGACTTTGCCGCCAAATACGGCCTGCAGAGCGTGCTGGTGGAAGGCTGGAACGTAGGCTGGGAAGACTGGGCCAATAACTGGAAAGAGGAAGTTTTCGACTTCGTGACGCCCTACCCGGACTTCAACGTGGCCGAGCTGCAACAATACGCCCAGAGCAAGGGCGTGAAGCTGATGATGCACCACGAAACCAGCTCATCGGTGACCAACTACGAGCGGCGCCAGGATGCGGCTTACCGCTTTATGAAGGACCACAACTACGACGCGGTGAAAACCGGCTACGTGGGCCGCATCATTCCGCGCGGGGAGCACCACGACGGGCAATGGATGGTAAACCACTACGTGCGCACGGCCCAGAAAACAGCTGATAACCACCTGATGGTCGACATGCACGAGTCGGTGCGGCCCACGGGCCTGCACCGCACGTATCCCAACTGGTTGGCCTCGGAAGCGGCCCGCGGCAATGAGTTCAACGCCTGGAGCAGTGGCAACCCACCCGAGCACGAAACCATCTTGCCCTTCACCCGGCTTATCGGCGGGCCGATGGACTACACGCCCGGCATCTTCCAGATCAAGCTCGAAAGCTGGAACCCGGCCCGCAACCAGGGCAAGCAGGTGCATACCACGCTCACCAAGCAGCTGGCTTTGTACGTGACGCTGTACAGCCCGCTGCAGATGGCCGCCGACCTGCCCGAGGCCTATGAGCAGCACCTCGACGCCTTCCAGTTTATCCGCGACGTGCCCGTGGATTGGGACGATACCCGTATTCTGCTGGCCGAGCCCGGCGAGTATATCACCACGGCCCGCAAGGCCAAGGGCAAGGACGAGTGGTACGTGGGCAGCATTACCGACGAGCAGGCCCGGCAGCAGCAGGTCAAGCTGGACTTTCTCACGCCCGGGCAGCGCTACGAAGCCACCATCTACGCCGACGGCAAAGGCGCCAGCTGGGACAAGAGCCCCATGGTCTACCAGATCCGCAAGCAGAAAGTGGACAGCAAAACCACGCTCAAGCTGCAGCTGGCCCCGGCGGGGGCACGGCCATCAGCATCAAGCCCGTTGGCAAGTAAGACCTGGCTACCAATCATCCAGCATCCCACTAAAAAGCCCGACCAGTGCATTACTGGTCGGGCTTTTTAG
- a CDS encoding ABC transporter permease has translation MLLNYLKIAWKVLLRRRFFTFISLFGTSLTLMVLLVLYAIFDYTVGPHTPETQVDRLVFINRIQLVAQEGGQSNGFIGYSFLDRYVRPMRTPEKISLSEGNYNNVEAYVGESTLKLDRKLTDSEFWQVLNFNFVEGRPYTATEVREAALVAVINESTSRKYFGTSTGVVGRTFEAGAVHYRVVGVVRDVPISRSNSYADFWVPITTTNEDLRDPAYIGNYQAIALASKPADVATIQQEYARIIEQVPMPDPKKYKAVHSYARTLLASLTARFNNNADAEGGVGRMVQVSLVMALLFMLLPALNLVNVNVSRMLERSSEIGVRKAFGATSRTLVAQFLFENVFLTLLGGLLGLALAAGALMLLNYSQFMPYSDFALNARVFGAGILTALFFGALSGAYPAYKMSKLPVVQALKADFKV, from the coding sequence ATGTTGCTCAATTATCTGAAAATTGCCTGGAAGGTGCTGCTGCGGCGGCGGTTTTTCACCTTCATCAGCCTCTTCGGAACCAGCCTGACTCTTATGGTGCTGCTGGTGCTCTACGCCATTTTCGACTATACCGTGGGCCCCCACACCCCCGAAACCCAGGTCGACCGGCTGGTATTCATCAACCGGATTCAGCTGGTGGCCCAGGAGGGAGGACAAAGCAACGGCTTTATCGGCTACTCCTTCCTTGACCGTTACGTGCGGCCCATGCGGACTCCCGAGAAAATCTCCCTGAGCGAAGGCAACTACAACAACGTGGAGGCCTACGTGGGGGAAAGTACCCTGAAGCTGGACCGCAAGCTAACCGACAGTGAGTTTTGGCAAGTGCTGAATTTCAACTTCGTAGAAGGCCGGCCTTATACCGCCACCGAAGTGCGCGAGGCCGCTCTGGTAGCGGTTATCAACGAAAGCACCAGCCGTAAGTACTTCGGTACCAGCACCGGCGTGGTTGGCCGCACGTTCGAAGCCGGGGCCGTACACTACCGCGTGGTCGGTGTGGTGCGCGACGTGCCCATTTCGCGCTCCAACTCCTACGCCGACTTCTGGGTGCCCATCACGACCACCAACGAAGACCTGCGCGACCCGGCCTATATCGGCAACTACCAGGCTATTGCCCTGGCCAGCAAGCCTGCCGACGTAGCCACCATCCAGCAGGAGTATGCCCGCATCATTGAGCAGGTGCCCATGCCCGACCCCAAAAAGTACAAAGCCGTCCACTCGTACGCCCGCACTCTGCTGGCTTCGCTCACGGCCCGCTTCAACAACAACGCCGACGCGGAAGGTGGAGTAGGGCGCATGGTGCAGGTTTCCTTGGTAATGGCGTTGCTCTTTATGTTGCTGCCCGCCCTGAACCTGGTCAACGTGAACGTGAGCCGCATGCTGGAGCGCTCCTCCGAAATCGGGGTGCGCAAGGCCTTTGGCGCTACTTCCCGGACGCTGGTGGCCCAGTTCCTGTTCGAGAACGTGTTTCTGACCCTGCTCGGGGGCCTGCTCGGCCTGGCTCTGGCCGCCGGCGCCCTGATGCTGCTCAACTACAGCCAGTTTATGCCTTACTCCGACTTCGCGCTGAATGCCCGGGTGTTTGGGGCCGGCATCCTAACGGCCCTGTTTTTTGGGGCGCTGTCGGGGGCTTACCCAGCTTATAAAATGTCGAAACTGCCTGTAGTACAGGCACTAAAAGCCGACTTCAAGGTATGA
- a CDS encoding ABC transporter permease, with product MLDLQIAEGRWFDRRDEAATRRPVVITEATRAALFPGKSPIGKIVRGLNEEWQVVGVTNSYRAGGELSTPRPAIMLYVSPNDTAEALSTLLVRVAPGAGAALKKQLAAQIHSTNPSLNSTILALGEQRLAKLKMLLALPTMLGIVCLFLTMNVALGIFGVMWLNISRRRVEIGLRRAIGASAGAISSQILGEILIITTFGLSLGVLAVIQFPILGVFNVPAGVYILAIALGLGLIYGLVTLCAVYPSQLATGIRPALSLREE from the coding sequence GTGCTCGATCTGCAGATAGCCGAAGGCCGGTGGTTTGACCGCCGCGACGAAGCTGCTACTCGCCGGCCAGTGGTCATTACGGAGGCAACCCGCGCCGCTTTGTTTCCGGGGAAGTCGCCTATCGGTAAAATCGTGCGGGGCCTGAACGAGGAGTGGCAGGTAGTGGGCGTAACCAACTCCTACCGCGCCGGCGGCGAGCTAAGCACTCCACGTCCCGCCATCATGCTCTACGTCAGCCCTAATGACACCGCGGAAGCCTTATCGACCCTGCTCGTTCGGGTGGCGCCCGGGGCCGGGGCCGCGCTGAAAAAGCAGCTGGCCGCGCAAATTCACTCCACCAATCCTTCTTTAAACAGTACCATTTTGGCCTTGGGCGAGCAGCGCCTGGCCAAGCTCAAAATGCTACTGGCCCTGCCCACCATGCTCGGTATCGTATGTCTGTTCCTGACGATGAACGTAGCCTTGGGAATATTCGGCGTGATGTGGCTCAATATCAGCCGCCGCCGCGTCGAAATAGGCCTGCGTCGCGCTATTGGAGCCAGTGCCGGTGCTATTAGTAGTCAGATTCTGGGCGAGATTCTGATCATTACCACCTTCGGCTTATCACTGGGCGTATTAGCCGTTATTCAGTTCCCCATTTTGGGCGTGTTCAATGTGCCGGCTGGCGTTTATATCCTGGCTATAGCGCTGGGCCTGGGTCTTATCTACGGACTGGTTACTCTGTGTGCCGTCTATCCAAGTCAGCTAGCCACGGGTATACGGCCAGCCCTTTCGTTGCGGGAAGAGTAA
- a CDS encoding cytochrome P450, translating to MRRRIAALRQSGAVLPAVCQRPIPLGTKTIAAGSQILICVGAANRDPSVFTNPDGLDLTRKPAHLSYGTGAYRCIGARLAHMQAGTALSKFIARTTAYAPIKGGTNWRTAPYVQRGPSSVKLQVTWNTAL from the coding sequence GTGCGTAGACGAATTGCTGCGCTACGACAGTCCGGTGCAGTTCTTCCTGCTGTTTGCCAAAGGCCCATTCCCCTGGGTACCAAAACCATTGCCGCCGGCAGCCAAATCCTGATTTGTGTGGGAGCGGCCAACCGGGACCCCAGCGTGTTTACCAACCCTGATGGGCTGGACCTGACCCGCAAGCCAGCCCACCTGAGCTACGGTACGGGTGCCTACCGCTGCATTGGCGCGCGCCTGGCGCATATGCAGGCCGGCACCGCCCTGAGCAAGTTTATTGCCCGCACCACGGCCTACGCACCTATTAAGGGTGGCACGAACTGGCGCACGGCTCCCTACGTGCAGCGCGGCCCGTCTTCGGTGAAGCTGCAAGTAACCTGGAATACTGCTCTGTAA
- a CDS encoding ABC transporter ATP-binding protein, which produces MTKIAEAPVLRLIDIEKIYQTSTVETSALNCVSLSINRGEFVSVMGPSGCGKSTLLSLMGLLDEPSVGTVEVNGRPVQSYSEKDLASLRNEKIGFIFQSYHLINDLSVVDNVELPLLYRSGMSAKDRRKRALAMLEKVGLGARTSHFPQQLSGGQRQRVAIARALAGEPEIILADEPTGNLDSVMGEEIMDLLLHLNEKEGTTIVMVTHDEAQAQRTKRQIRLLDGSQVN; this is translated from the coding sequence ATGACTAAGATTGCTGAAGCGCCCGTTCTGCGGCTTATTGACATCGAGAAAATCTACCAGACCAGCACCGTCGAGACTTCTGCGCTCAACTGCGTGAGCTTGAGTATTAATCGCGGCGAGTTTGTATCCGTGATGGGCCCCTCGGGCTGCGGCAAATCGACGCTCTTGAGCTTGATGGGCCTGCTGGATGAGCCCTCCGTGGGCACCGTGGAAGTGAATGGGCGCCCCGTGCAGTCCTACTCCGAAAAGGACTTGGCCAGCCTGCGCAACGAGAAGATCGGCTTCATTTTTCAGAGCTACCACCTTATCAACGACCTCTCGGTGGTCGACAACGTGGAACTGCCCCTGCTTTACCGTTCGGGTATGAGTGCCAAAGACCGGCGCAAGCGGGCCTTGGCCATGCTTGAAAAAGTGGGCCTGGGGGCTCGTACCAGCCACTTCCCGCAGCAGCTCTCGGGTGGTCAGCGCCAGCGCGTAGCCATTGCCCGGGCCCTGGCCGGCGAACCCGAAATCATCCTGGCCGACGAGCCCACCGGCAACCTCGACTCGGTAATGGGCGAGGAAATTATGGATCTGCTACTGCACCTCAACGAGAAGGAAGGCACCACCATCGTGATGGTAACTCACGATGAGGCCCAGGCCCAGCGCACCAAGCGCCAGATCCGGCTGCTGGATGGCAGCCAGGTAAACTGA